In Deinococcus maricopensis DSM 21211, one genomic interval encodes:
- the rplL gene encoding 50S ribosomal protein L7/L12 → MAYDKQALIDQLGQLTIMELADLIDGLKETWGVTAAVAAGPAAAAAAPVEEKTEFDVVLVDAGAQKINVIKELRAITGLGLKEAKDLSEKGGNVKEGVSKEDAEKFKAQLEGAGARVELK, encoded by the coding sequence ATGGCTTACGACAAACAAGCGCTTATCGACCAACTCGGCCAGCTCACCATCATGGAACTCGCGGACCTCATCGACGGTCTGAAGGAAACCTGGGGCGTCACCGCCGCCGTGGCCGCCGGCCCCGCCGCTGCCGCTGCTGCGCCCGTTGAAGAGAAGACCGAGTTCGACGTCGTCCTCGTGGACGCCGGCGCTCAGAAGATCAACGTCATTAAGGAACTGCGCGCCATCACCGGCCTGGGTCTGAAGGAAGCCAAGGACCTCAGCGAGAAGGGCGGCAACGTCAAGGAAGGCGTCAGCAAGGAAGACGCCGAGAAGTTCAAGGCGCAGCTCGAAGGCGCCGGCGCCCGCGTCGAACTCAAGTAA
- the nusG gene encoding transcription termination/antitermination protein NusG — protein sequence MSIEWYAVHTYVGQEDRVEDNLIKRARAYSMYGLKIFQVLQPTEEAVELKEGGKKETVKRKMFPGYVFVQMDIEDEHSPGELGESWEVVRGTPGVTGFVGTTTRPVPLSPEEVQRLLASVGVAAKATEVAPRIKVNFKEGDMVRVTSGPFADFSGVVSEVNAAQAKVKVLVSIFGRETPVELDFSQVSRG from the coding sequence ATGAGTATCGAATGGTACGCGGTGCATACCTACGTCGGTCAGGAAGACCGCGTTGAAGACAACCTGATCAAGCGCGCCCGCGCGTACAGCATGTACGGCCTCAAGATCTTCCAGGTCCTGCAGCCCACTGAAGAAGCGGTGGAGCTGAAAGAGGGCGGCAAGAAGGAAACCGTCAAGCGCAAGATGTTCCCTGGGTACGTCTTCGTTCAGATGGACATTGAGGACGAGCACAGCCCCGGCGAGCTCGGCGAGTCGTGGGAAGTGGTGCGCGGCACGCCCGGCGTGACCGGCTTTGTCGGCACGACGACTCGCCCGGTGCCGCTCTCTCCCGAGGAAGTGCAGCGTCTGCTGGCGTCGGTGGGCGTGGCCGCGAAGGCCACCGAAGTGGCGCCGCGCATCAAGGTCAACTTCAAGGAAGGCGACATGGTGCGCGTCACCAGCGGTCCGTTCGCGGACTTCAGTGGCGTGGTCAGCGAAGTGAACGCCGCACAGGCGAAAGTGAAGGTGCTCGTGAGCATCTTCGGGCGCGAAACGCCCGTGGAACTGGACTTCTCGCAGGTCAGCCGCGGCTGA
- the rplJ gene encoding 50S ribosomal protein L10, giving the protein MANPRNKETLAALQETMKGIETFYVVDYQGLTAGQLTNLRKQLVEKGGRLIVAKNTLINIALQDGGRDFADALHGPSAVVVAQDDPAGVAKVLADASKGNDKGIPAVKAGFVEGTRVDVKVVERLASLGSKQSLQGELVGVLSAHLSNFVGILEAYREKLEGQSA; this is encoded by the coding sequence GTGGCGAACCCCCGTAACAAAGAAACCCTGGCCGCGCTCCAGGAGACCATGAAGGGCATCGAGACGTTCTACGTCGTCGACTACCAGGGTCTCACCGCCGGTCAGCTCACCAACCTGCGCAAGCAGCTCGTGGAGAAGGGTGGGCGACTGATCGTCGCCAAGAACACCCTGATCAACATCGCGCTGCAGGACGGCGGCCGTGACTTCGCGGACGCCCTGCACGGCCCCAGCGCCGTGGTTGTCGCTCAGGACGACCCCGCCGGCGTGGCGAAGGTCCTCGCGGATGCCAGCAAAGGCAACGACAAGGGCATCCCCGCCGTGAAGGCCGGCTTCGTGGAAGGCACGCGCGTCGACGTGAAAGTCGTCGAGCGTCTCGCCAGCCTCGGCAGCAAGCAGAGCCTCCAGGGCGAACTGGTCGGCGTGCTCAGCGCTCACCTGTCGAACTTCGTGGGCATCCTCGAAGCGTACCGCGAGAAGCTCGAAGGCCAGAGCGCTTAA
- the rplK gene encoding 50S ribosomal protein L11, whose protein sequence is MKKVVGLVKLQLPAGKATPAPPVGPALGQHGANIMEFTKAFNAATADKGDAIIPVEITIFADRSFTFITKTPPMSYLIRKASGIAKGSSTPNKSKVGKLTWDQVLEIAKTKMPDLNAASVEAAANTVAGTARSMGVTVEGGPNA, encoded by the coding sequence ATGAAGAAAGTCGTCGGTTTGGTGAAACTGCAACTGCCGGCGGGCAAGGCCACCCCGGCCCCGCCCGTGGGTCCCGCGCTCGGTCAGCACGGCGCGAACATCATGGAGTTCACGAAGGCGTTCAATGCCGCCACCGCGGACAAGGGTGACGCGATCATTCCCGTGGAGATCACGATCTTCGCGGATCGCAGCTTCACGTTCATCACGAAGACCCCGCCCATGAGCTACCTGATCCGCAAGGCGTCGGGCATCGCCAAGGGCAGCAGCACCCCCAACAAGAGCAAGGTCGGCAAGCTGACCTGGGACCAGGTGCTGGAAATCGCCAAGACCAAAATGCCTGACCTGAACGCCGCCAGCGTGGAAGCGGCCGCGAACACCGTCGCCGGCACCGCGCGCAGCATGGGCGTCACCGTCGAAGGGGGCCCCAATGCCTAA
- the secE gene encoding preprotein translocase subunit SecE, which yields MNGIVRYFQEARLELLRVTWPTRQQVLEGTQAVLIFVIALTLITFLYDKVFQVLVKLVLP from the coding sequence ATGAACGGGATCGTGCGGTATTTCCAGGAAGCGCGGCTTGAACTGCTGCGTGTCACCTGGCCCACCCGCCAGCAGGTGCTGGAGGGCACGCAAGCGGTACTGATCTTCGTGATCGCCTTGACCCTGATCACCTTCTTGTACGACAAGGTGTTCCAGGTGCTCGTGAAGCTGGTGCTGCCATGA
- the rplA gene encoding 50S ribosomal protein L1 yields MPKHGKRYNALVGKVDRSKLYSVDEATTLVKELATAKFDETVEVHFRLGIDPRKSDQTVRGTVALPHGTGRSVRVAVITKGDKLAEAEAAGADVVGAEELIERILGGYMDFDAVVATPDMMAQVGQKLARLLGPRGLLPNPKSGTVGPDVAGMVKGLKAGRIEFRNDKTGVVHAPIGKASFGAEQLAENLRSLVGALEAAKPGSAKGVYLRSAFVTSTMGPSVPVTLASAE; encoded by the coding sequence ATGCCTAAGCACGGCAAACGCTACAACGCCCTGGTGGGCAAGGTGGACCGCAGCAAGCTGTACAGCGTCGACGAAGCGACCACCCTCGTCAAGGAACTCGCCACCGCGAAGTTCGACGAGACCGTCGAAGTGCACTTCCGCCTCGGCATCGACCCGCGCAAGAGCGACCAGACGGTGCGCGGCACCGTGGCGCTCCCTCACGGCACGGGCCGCAGCGTGCGCGTCGCCGTGATCACCAAGGGTGACAAGCTCGCCGAAGCCGAAGCGGCCGGTGCGGACGTCGTCGGCGCCGAAGAGCTCATCGAGCGCATCCTGGGTGGCTACATGGACTTCGACGCCGTCGTGGCGACGCCGGACATGATGGCCCAGGTCGGTCAGAAGCTCGCGCGTCTGCTCGGGCCGCGCGGCCTGCTCCCCAACCCCAAGAGCGGCACCGTCGGCCCCGACGTCGCCGGCATGGTGAAGGGCCTCAAGGCCGGTCGCATCGAGTTCCGTAACGACAAGACCGGCGTCGTGCACGCCCCCATCGGCAAGGCCTCGTTCGGCGCCGAGCAGCTCGCGGAGAACCTCCGTTCGCTCGTCGGCGCGCTCGAAGCGGCCAAGCCGGGCAGCGCCAAGGGCGTGTACCTGCGCAGCGCGTTCGTGACGAGCACTATGGGCCCCAGCGTGCCCGTGACGCTCGCCAGCGCCGAGTAA